Proteins found in one Arachis stenosperma cultivar V10309 chromosome 8, arast.V10309.gnm1.PFL2, whole genome shotgun sequence genomic segment:
- the LOC130944272 gene encoding G-type lectin S-receptor-like serine/threonine-protein kinase SD1-1 isoform X4, with protein MPGMKIGKNLVTGLETFLTSWKSKDDPAPGKYSIHLDTHGWPQVVIRKGTTIVSRFGSWNGLELTGNPARSEASLVFQFTYSESEVYVGYQLRKSSGSSMLSRDVLHPSGNMQRFVWINRIQNWALSSTSLSNQCQHYAWCGANAVCNNNNFPICGCLTGFSPKSPKDWNNGNWFTGCERRTNLNCHDDGFLRYTGVKLPNTSSSFFSETLNLKECGQLCSSKCSCTAYANLYVDGSGCLLWFVELVDIIQYSERGQDLYVRLAASDIDSVKKMERSNKDKRLVGIIIVCGVLVMIIFLFLGHLTYKQSDSRRKRVAEKVHNQDYRCGQRKEEVDWPTFDFQTIVNATANFSSDNKVGEGGFGPVYKGTLIDGQEIAVKRLSINSGQGLNELRNEVNTIAKLQHRNLVKLFGCCLEEEEKMLVYEYVPNKSLDSFIFDQTRRKLLDWPTRMHIIVGIARGLLYLHQDSRMRIIHRDLKASNILLDANMNPKISDFGLAKAFGGDQTEAKTNRIVGTYGYMPPEYAVHGKFSVKSDVFSFGVLALEILSGKKNRDFSDPNHSLNLLGHIFVLIFVFLQSWRLWVEQRHLELIDDSLSNASDETEILRCIHIALLCVQQSPEDRPDMLSVVVMLTSDSNLPKPKQPAFYVERNCYNKGFLASNQNTCSENEVTISVVEAR; from the exons ATGCCTGGGATGAAGATTGGGAAGAACCTGGTTACTGGTTTGGAGACATTCTTAACATCTTGGAAGAGTAAAGATGACCCTGCCCCTGGTAAGTACTCAATTCATCTTGATACTCATGGTTGGCCACAGGTGGTTATAAGAAAAGGAACCACTATAGTGTCACGATTTGGATCGTGGAATGGTCTTGAGTTGACAGGAAATCCAGCAAGGTCAGAAGCATCATTGGTCTTTCAATTCACATATAGTGAAAGTGAAGTTTATGTGGGTTACCAACTCAGGAAGAGTTCTGGGTCGTCTATGTTGTCAAGAGATGTACTGCATCCATCAGGCAACATGCAGCGATTCGTATGGATCAATCGGATCCAGAATTGGGCACTCTCCTCAACATCTCTGTCAAATCAGTGCCAACATTATGCATGGTGTGGTGCTAATGCCGTCTGCAATAACAATAACTTCCCTATTTGTGGATGCTTGACCGGGTTCAGTCCTAAGTCTCCAAAAGATTGGAATAATGGGAACTGGTTTACTGGATGTGAACGCAGGACGAACTTGAATTGCCATGATGATGGCTTCTTGAGGTACACAGGAGTTAAATTGCCTAATACCTCCTCATCATTTTTCAGTGAAACCTTGAATCTTAAAGAATGTGGTCAATTGTGCTCAAGTAAATGTTCGTGTACTGCATATGCAAACTTATATGTTGATGGAAGTGGTTGCTTGCTTTGGTTTGTCGAACTGGTGGATATAATCCAATATAGCGAGCGTGGTCAAGACCTTTATGTAAGGCTAGCTGCTTCAGACattg ATAGTGTAAAGAAAATGGAGCGATCCAACAAAGACAAAAGACTAGTGGGTATCATAATTGTATGTGGTGTTTTGGTCATGATTATCTTCCTCTTTCTGGGACACTTAACCTATAAACAAAGTGACAGCAGAAGAAAGAGAG TGGCAGAGAAAGTTCACAACCAGGATTACAGATGTGGACAAAGAAAGGAAGAGGTGGACTGGCCAACATTTGATTTTCAAACTATAGTTAATGCAACAGCCAACTTTTCTAGTGATAACAAGGTGGGAGAAGGTGGATTTGGCCCTGTTTACAAG GGCACATTAATTGATGGACAAGAGATAGCTGTAAAGAGGCTCTCCATAAATTCTGGCCAAGGACTAAATGAATTGAGAAATGAAGTCAATACAATTGCTAAGCTTCAGCACCGTAATCTTGTTAAGCTTTTTGGTTGTTGTCTtgaggaggaagagaaaatgTTAGTATATGAATATGTGCCTAACAAAAGCTTGGACTCCTTTATATTTG ACCAAACAAGGAGAAAATTACTAGATTGGCCAACACGCATGCATATTATTGTTGGCATTGCTCGTGGGCTTCTTTATCTTCATCAAGACTCTAGAATGAGGATTATTCACAGAGACCTCAAAGCTAGCAATATTCTTCTAGATGCCAATATGAATCCAAAAATCTCTGACTTTGGGCTTGCGAAGGCCTTTGGGGGAGATCAAACTGAGGCGAAAACCAATCGGATAGTTGGGACATA TGGTTATATGCCTCCTGAGTATGCAGTTCATGGGAAATTTTCTGTGAAGTCAGATGTCTTTAGCTTTGGAGTTTTGGCACTGGAGATACTAAGCGGCAAGAAGAATAGAGATTTCAGCGACCCGAATCATAGCCTTAATCTTCTTGGACAT ATATTCGTTCTGATTTTTGTATTTCTTCAGAGCTGGAGATTGTGGGTTGAGCAGAGACACTTAGAACTGATTGATGATTCATTAAGCAACGCTTCTGATGAAACTGAAATACTTAGATGCATACATATTGCTCTATTATGTGTGCAACAAAGTCCGGAAGACAGGCCAGACATGCTTTCTGTGGTTGTAATGTTAACTAGTGATAGCAATCTCCCTAAGCCAAAACAGCCTGCATTTTATGTGGAAAGGAATTGTTACAATAAAGGCTTTCTAGCAAGTAATCAGAACACATGTTCTGAAAATGAAGTTACAATCTCAGTGGTAGAGGCAAGGTAG
- the LOC130944272 gene encoding G-type lectin S-receptor-like serine/threonine-protein kinase At4g27290 isoform X1: protein MSRVRAKYESSKLESVGLIAIASVTKQMMSRERDKFLNSTSRFNGPCSLEQSFYGITVYIINYDFSIKFTLPSTCPLSKNMRSLVSLFVTSLFASFLSSFSALDILTTHKLIKDGDKLVSARGTFELGFFSPGNSRNRYLGIWYVASPRTPIWVANREAPIRDGSGILRITKGGILNLINITGNIVWSSNAYATAEDAFAQLLESGNLVVRASNGRTTESYLWQSFDYPCDTYMPGMKIGKNLVTGLETFLTSWKSKDDPAPGKYSIHLDTHGWPQVVIRKGTTIVSRFGSWNGLELTGNPARSEASLVFQFTYSESEVYVGYQLRKSSGSSMLSRDVLHPSGNMQRFVWINRIQNWALSSTSLSNQCQHYAWCGANAVCNNNNFPICGCLTGFSPKSPKDWNNGNWFTGCERRTNLNCHDDGFLRYTGVKLPNTSSSFFSETLNLKECGQLCSSKCSCTAYANLYVDGSGCLLWFVELVDIIQYSERGQDLYVRLAASDIDSVKKMERSNKDKRLVGIIIVCGVLVMIIFLFLGHLTYKQSDSRRKRVAEKVHNQDYRCGQRKEEVDWPTFDFQTIVNATANFSSDNKVGEGGFGPVYKGTLIDGQEIAVKRLSINSGQGLNELRNEVNTIAKLQHRNLVKLFGCCLEEEEKMLVYEYVPNKSLDSFIFDQTRRKLLDWPTRMHIIVGIARGLLYLHQDSRMRIIHRDLKASNILLDANMNPKISDFGLAKAFGGDQTEAKTNRIVGTYGYMPPEYAVHGKFSVKSDVFSFGVLALEILSGKKNRDFSDPNHSLNLLGHIFVLIFVFLQSWRLWVEQRHLELIDDSLSNASDETEILRCIHIALLCVQQSPEDRPDMLSVVVMLTSDSNLPKPKQPAFYVERNCYNKGFLASNQNTCSENEVTISVVEAR from the exons ATGTCACGTGTCAGAGCCAAATATGAAAGTTCAAAGTTAGAGTCAGTTGGTTTGATTGCGATTGCATCTGTGACCAAGCAAATGATGTCCCGAGAAAGAGACAAATTCCTCAATAGCACTTCCAGATTTAATGGACCTTGCAGCTTGGAGCAATCGTTTTATGGTATCACCGTTTATATTATTAACTAtgatttttcaatcaaatttacACTACCCAGTACCTGCCCTTTAAGCAAAAACATGAGAAGCCTTGTGTCACTTTTTGTGACTTCTCTTTTCGCTTCATTCTTATCAAGCTTCTCAGCTCTAGACATTCTTACTACACATAAACTCATCAAAGATGGTGACAAGTTAGTTTCCGCAAGAGGGACCTTTGAACTGGGGTTCTTCAGCCCTGGTAACTCCAGAAACCGATATTTGGGAATATGGTACGTGGCTTCACCTAGAACTCCTATATGGGTAGCAAATAGAGAAGCTCCTATTAGagatggttcaggaattctcaGGATCACTAAGGGGGGTATCCTTAACCTTATTAATATCACAGGTAATATTGTTTGGTCTTCAAATGCATATGCAACTGCAGAAGATGCATTTGCACAGCTTCTGGAATCAGGGAATCTTGTGGTGAGAGCCTCTAATGGTAGAACCACAGAATCCTATTTGTGGCAGAGTTTTGATTATCCTTGTGACACATATATGCCTGGGATGAAGATTGGGAAGAACCTGGTTACTGGTTTGGAGACATTCTTAACATCTTGGAAGAGTAAAGATGACCCTGCCCCTGGTAAGTACTCAATTCATCTTGATACTCATGGTTGGCCACAGGTGGTTATAAGAAAAGGAACCACTATAGTGTCACGATTTGGATCGTGGAATGGTCTTGAGTTGACAGGAAATCCAGCAAGGTCAGAAGCATCATTGGTCTTTCAATTCACATATAGTGAAAGTGAAGTTTATGTGGGTTACCAACTCAGGAAGAGTTCTGGGTCGTCTATGTTGTCAAGAGATGTACTGCATCCATCAGGCAACATGCAGCGATTCGTATGGATCAATCGGATCCAGAATTGGGCACTCTCCTCAACATCTCTGTCAAATCAGTGCCAACATTATGCATGGTGTGGTGCTAATGCCGTCTGCAATAACAATAACTTCCCTATTTGTGGATGCTTGACCGGGTTCAGTCCTAAGTCTCCAAAAGATTGGAATAATGGGAACTGGTTTACTGGATGTGAACGCAGGACGAACTTGAATTGCCATGATGATGGCTTCTTGAGGTACACAGGAGTTAAATTGCCTAATACCTCCTCATCATTTTTCAGTGAAACCTTGAATCTTAAAGAATGTGGTCAATTGTGCTCAAGTAAATGTTCGTGTACTGCATATGCAAACTTATATGTTGATGGAAGTGGTTGCTTGCTTTGGTTTGTCGAACTGGTGGATATAATCCAATATAGCGAGCGTGGTCAAGACCTTTATGTAAGGCTAGCTGCTTCAGACattg ATAGTGTAAAGAAAATGGAGCGATCCAACAAAGACAAAAGACTAGTGGGTATCATAATTGTATGTGGTGTTTTGGTCATGATTATCTTCCTCTTTCTGGGACACTTAACCTATAAACAAAGTGACAGCAGAAGAAAGAGAG TGGCAGAGAAAGTTCACAACCAGGATTACAGATGTGGACAAAGAAAGGAAGAGGTGGACTGGCCAACATTTGATTTTCAAACTATAGTTAATGCAACAGCCAACTTTTCTAGTGATAACAAGGTGGGAGAAGGTGGATTTGGCCCTGTTTACAAG GGCACATTAATTGATGGACAAGAGATAGCTGTAAAGAGGCTCTCCATAAATTCTGGCCAAGGACTAAATGAATTGAGAAATGAAGTCAATACAATTGCTAAGCTTCAGCACCGTAATCTTGTTAAGCTTTTTGGTTGTTGTCTtgaggaggaagagaaaatgTTAGTATATGAATATGTGCCTAACAAAAGCTTGGACTCCTTTATATTTG ACCAAACAAGGAGAAAATTACTAGATTGGCCAACACGCATGCATATTATTGTTGGCATTGCTCGTGGGCTTCTTTATCTTCATCAAGACTCTAGAATGAGGATTATTCACAGAGACCTCAAAGCTAGCAATATTCTTCTAGATGCCAATATGAATCCAAAAATCTCTGACTTTGGGCTTGCGAAGGCCTTTGGGGGAGATCAAACTGAGGCGAAAACCAATCGGATAGTTGGGACATA TGGTTATATGCCTCCTGAGTATGCAGTTCATGGGAAATTTTCTGTGAAGTCAGATGTCTTTAGCTTTGGAGTTTTGGCACTGGAGATACTAAGCGGCAAGAAGAATAGAGATTTCAGCGACCCGAATCATAGCCTTAATCTTCTTGGACAT ATATTCGTTCTGATTTTTGTATTTCTTCAGAGCTGGAGATTGTGGGTTGAGCAGAGACACTTAGAACTGATTGATGATTCATTAAGCAACGCTTCTGATGAAACTGAAATACTTAGATGCATACATATTGCTCTATTATGTGTGCAACAAAGTCCGGAAGACAGGCCAGACATGCTTTCTGTGGTTGTAATGTTAACTAGTGATAGCAATCTCCCTAAGCCAAAACAGCCTGCATTTTATGTGGAAAGGAATTGTTACAATAAAGGCTTTCTAGCAAGTAATCAGAACACATGTTCTGAAAATGAAGTTACAATCTCAGTGGTAGAGGCAAGGTAG
- the LOC130944272 gene encoding G-type lectin S-receptor-like serine/threonine-protein kinase At4g27290 isoform X3, whose protein sequence is MSRVRAKYESSKLESVGLIAIASVTKQMMSRERDKFLNSTSRFNGPCSLEQSFYGITVYIINYDFSIKFTLPSTCPLSKNMRSLVSLFVTSLFASFLSSFSALDILTTHKLIKDGDKLVSARGTFELGFFSPGNSRNRYLGIWYVASPRTPIWVANREAPIRDGSGILRITKGGILNLINITGNIVWSSNAYATAEDAFAQLLESGNLVVRASNGRTTESYLWQSFDYPCDTYMPGMKIGKNLVTGLETFLTSWKSKDDPAPGKYSIHLDTHGWPQVVIRKGTTIVSRFGSWNGLELTGNPARSEASLVFQFTYSESEVYVGYQLRKSSGSSMLSRDVLHPSGNMQRFVWINRIQNWALSSTSLSNQCQHYAWCGANAVCNNNNFPICGCLTGFSPKSPKDWNNGNWFTGCERRTNLNCHDDGFLRYTGVKLPNTSSSFFSETLNLKECGQLCSSKCSCTAYANLYVDGSGCLLWFVELVDIIQYSERGQDLYVRLAASDIDSVKKMERSNKDKRLVGIIIVCGVLVMIIFLFLGHLTYKQSDSRRKRVAEKVHNQDYRCGQRKEEVDWPTFDFQTIVNATANFSSDNKVGEGGFGPVYKGTLIDGQEIAVKRLSINSGQGLNELRNEVNTIAKLQHRNLVKLFGCCLEEEEKMLVYEYVPNKSLDSFIFDQTRRKLLDWPTRMHIIVGIARGLLYLHQDSRMRIIHRDLKASNILLDANMNPKISDFGLAKAFGGDQTEAKTNRIVGTYGYMPPEYAVHGKFSVKSDVFSFGVLALEILSGKKNRDFSDPNHSLNLLGHSWRLWVEQRHLELIDDSLSNASDETEILRCIHIALLCVQQSPEDRPDMLSVVVMLTSDSNLPKPKQPAFYVERNCYNKGFLASNQNTCSENEVTISVVEAR, encoded by the exons ATGTCACGTGTCAGAGCCAAATATGAAAGTTCAAAGTTAGAGTCAGTTGGTTTGATTGCGATTGCATCTGTGACCAAGCAAATGATGTCCCGAGAAAGAGACAAATTCCTCAATAGCACTTCCAGATTTAATGGACCTTGCAGCTTGGAGCAATCGTTTTATGGTATCACCGTTTATATTATTAACTAtgatttttcaatcaaatttacACTACCCAGTACCTGCCCTTTAAGCAAAAACATGAGAAGCCTTGTGTCACTTTTTGTGACTTCTCTTTTCGCTTCATTCTTATCAAGCTTCTCAGCTCTAGACATTCTTACTACACATAAACTCATCAAAGATGGTGACAAGTTAGTTTCCGCAAGAGGGACCTTTGAACTGGGGTTCTTCAGCCCTGGTAACTCCAGAAACCGATATTTGGGAATATGGTACGTGGCTTCACCTAGAACTCCTATATGGGTAGCAAATAGAGAAGCTCCTATTAGagatggttcaggaattctcaGGATCACTAAGGGGGGTATCCTTAACCTTATTAATATCACAGGTAATATTGTTTGGTCTTCAAATGCATATGCAACTGCAGAAGATGCATTTGCACAGCTTCTGGAATCAGGGAATCTTGTGGTGAGAGCCTCTAATGGTAGAACCACAGAATCCTATTTGTGGCAGAGTTTTGATTATCCTTGTGACACATATATGCCTGGGATGAAGATTGGGAAGAACCTGGTTACTGGTTTGGAGACATTCTTAACATCTTGGAAGAGTAAAGATGACCCTGCCCCTGGTAAGTACTCAATTCATCTTGATACTCATGGTTGGCCACAGGTGGTTATAAGAAAAGGAACCACTATAGTGTCACGATTTGGATCGTGGAATGGTCTTGAGTTGACAGGAAATCCAGCAAGGTCAGAAGCATCATTGGTCTTTCAATTCACATATAGTGAAAGTGAAGTTTATGTGGGTTACCAACTCAGGAAGAGTTCTGGGTCGTCTATGTTGTCAAGAGATGTACTGCATCCATCAGGCAACATGCAGCGATTCGTATGGATCAATCGGATCCAGAATTGGGCACTCTCCTCAACATCTCTGTCAAATCAGTGCCAACATTATGCATGGTGTGGTGCTAATGCCGTCTGCAATAACAATAACTTCCCTATTTGTGGATGCTTGACCGGGTTCAGTCCTAAGTCTCCAAAAGATTGGAATAATGGGAACTGGTTTACTGGATGTGAACGCAGGACGAACTTGAATTGCCATGATGATGGCTTCTTGAGGTACACAGGAGTTAAATTGCCTAATACCTCCTCATCATTTTTCAGTGAAACCTTGAATCTTAAAGAATGTGGTCAATTGTGCTCAAGTAAATGTTCGTGTACTGCATATGCAAACTTATATGTTGATGGAAGTGGTTGCTTGCTTTGGTTTGTCGAACTGGTGGATATAATCCAATATAGCGAGCGTGGTCAAGACCTTTATGTAAGGCTAGCTGCTTCAGACattg ATAGTGTAAAGAAAATGGAGCGATCCAACAAAGACAAAAGACTAGTGGGTATCATAATTGTATGTGGTGTTTTGGTCATGATTATCTTCCTCTTTCTGGGACACTTAACCTATAAACAAAGTGACAGCAGAAGAAAGAGAG TGGCAGAGAAAGTTCACAACCAGGATTACAGATGTGGACAAAGAAAGGAAGAGGTGGACTGGCCAACATTTGATTTTCAAACTATAGTTAATGCAACAGCCAACTTTTCTAGTGATAACAAGGTGGGAGAAGGTGGATTTGGCCCTGTTTACAAG GGCACATTAATTGATGGACAAGAGATAGCTGTAAAGAGGCTCTCCATAAATTCTGGCCAAGGACTAAATGAATTGAGAAATGAAGTCAATACAATTGCTAAGCTTCAGCACCGTAATCTTGTTAAGCTTTTTGGTTGTTGTCTtgaggaggaagagaaaatgTTAGTATATGAATATGTGCCTAACAAAAGCTTGGACTCCTTTATATTTG ACCAAACAAGGAGAAAATTACTAGATTGGCCAACACGCATGCATATTATTGTTGGCATTGCTCGTGGGCTTCTTTATCTTCATCAAGACTCTAGAATGAGGATTATTCACAGAGACCTCAAAGCTAGCAATATTCTTCTAGATGCCAATATGAATCCAAAAATCTCTGACTTTGGGCTTGCGAAGGCCTTTGGGGGAGATCAAACTGAGGCGAAAACCAATCGGATAGTTGGGACATA TGGTTATATGCCTCCTGAGTATGCAGTTCATGGGAAATTTTCTGTGAAGTCAGATGTCTTTAGCTTTGGAGTTTTGGCACTGGAGATACTAAGCGGCAAGAAGAATAGAGATTTCAGCGACCCGAATCATAGCCTTAATCTTCTTGGACAT AGCTGGAGATTGTGGGTTGAGCAGAGACACTTAGAACTGATTGATGATTCATTAAGCAACGCTTCTGATGAAACTGAAATACTTAGATGCATACATATTGCTCTATTATGTGTGCAACAAAGTCCGGAAGACAGGCCAGACATGCTTTCTGTGGTTGTAATGTTAACTAGTGATAGCAATCTCCCTAAGCCAAAACAGCCTGCATTTTATGTGGAAAGGAATTGTTACAATAAAGGCTTTCTAGCAAGTAATCAGAACACATGTTCTGAAAATGAAGTTACAATCTCAGTGGTAGAGGCAAGGTAG
- the LOC130944272 gene encoding G-type lectin S-receptor-like serine/threonine-protein kinase At4g27290 isoform X2, with translation MSRVRAKYESSKLESVGLIAIASVTKQMMSRERDKFLNSTSRFNGPCSLEQSFYGITVYIINYDFSIKFTLPSTCPLSKNMRSLVSLFVTSLFASFLSSFSALDILTTHKLIKDGDKLVSARGTFELGFFSPGNSRNRYLGIWYVASPRTPIWVANREAPIRDGSGILRITKGGILNLINITGNIVWSSNAYATAEDAFAQLLESGNLVVRASNGRTTESYLWQSFDYPCDTYMPGMKIGKNLVTGLETFLTSWKSKDDPAPGKYSIHLDTHGWPQVVIRKGTTIVSRFGSWNGLELTGNPARSEASLVFQFTYSESEVYVGYQLRKSSGSSMLSRDVLHPSGNMQRFVWINRIQNWALSSTSLSNQCQHYAWCGANAVCNNNNFPICGCLTGFSPKSPKDWNNGNWFTGCERRTNLNCHDDGFLRYTGVKLPNTSSSFFSETLNLKECGQLCSSKCSCTAYANLYVDGSGCLLWFVELVDIIQYSERGQDLYVRLAASDIDSVKKMERSNKDKRLVGIIIVCGVLVMIIFLFLGHLTYKQSDSRRKREKVHNQDYRCGQRKEEVDWPTFDFQTIVNATANFSSDNKVGEGGFGPVYKGTLIDGQEIAVKRLSINSGQGLNELRNEVNTIAKLQHRNLVKLFGCCLEEEEKMLVYEYVPNKSLDSFIFDQTRRKLLDWPTRMHIIVGIARGLLYLHQDSRMRIIHRDLKASNILLDANMNPKISDFGLAKAFGGDQTEAKTNRIVGTYGYMPPEYAVHGKFSVKSDVFSFGVLALEILSGKKNRDFSDPNHSLNLLGHIFVLIFVFLQSWRLWVEQRHLELIDDSLSNASDETEILRCIHIALLCVQQSPEDRPDMLSVVVMLTSDSNLPKPKQPAFYVERNCYNKGFLASNQNTCSENEVTISVVEAR, from the exons ATGTCACGTGTCAGAGCCAAATATGAAAGTTCAAAGTTAGAGTCAGTTGGTTTGATTGCGATTGCATCTGTGACCAAGCAAATGATGTCCCGAGAAAGAGACAAATTCCTCAATAGCACTTCCAGATTTAATGGACCTTGCAGCTTGGAGCAATCGTTTTATGGTATCACCGTTTATATTATTAACTAtgatttttcaatcaaatttacACTACCCAGTACCTGCCCTTTAAGCAAAAACATGAGAAGCCTTGTGTCACTTTTTGTGACTTCTCTTTTCGCTTCATTCTTATCAAGCTTCTCAGCTCTAGACATTCTTACTACACATAAACTCATCAAAGATGGTGACAAGTTAGTTTCCGCAAGAGGGACCTTTGAACTGGGGTTCTTCAGCCCTGGTAACTCCAGAAACCGATATTTGGGAATATGGTACGTGGCTTCACCTAGAACTCCTATATGGGTAGCAAATAGAGAAGCTCCTATTAGagatggttcaggaattctcaGGATCACTAAGGGGGGTATCCTTAACCTTATTAATATCACAGGTAATATTGTTTGGTCTTCAAATGCATATGCAACTGCAGAAGATGCATTTGCACAGCTTCTGGAATCAGGGAATCTTGTGGTGAGAGCCTCTAATGGTAGAACCACAGAATCCTATTTGTGGCAGAGTTTTGATTATCCTTGTGACACATATATGCCTGGGATGAAGATTGGGAAGAACCTGGTTACTGGTTTGGAGACATTCTTAACATCTTGGAAGAGTAAAGATGACCCTGCCCCTGGTAAGTACTCAATTCATCTTGATACTCATGGTTGGCCACAGGTGGTTATAAGAAAAGGAACCACTATAGTGTCACGATTTGGATCGTGGAATGGTCTTGAGTTGACAGGAAATCCAGCAAGGTCAGAAGCATCATTGGTCTTTCAATTCACATATAGTGAAAGTGAAGTTTATGTGGGTTACCAACTCAGGAAGAGTTCTGGGTCGTCTATGTTGTCAAGAGATGTACTGCATCCATCAGGCAACATGCAGCGATTCGTATGGATCAATCGGATCCAGAATTGGGCACTCTCCTCAACATCTCTGTCAAATCAGTGCCAACATTATGCATGGTGTGGTGCTAATGCCGTCTGCAATAACAATAACTTCCCTATTTGTGGATGCTTGACCGGGTTCAGTCCTAAGTCTCCAAAAGATTGGAATAATGGGAACTGGTTTACTGGATGTGAACGCAGGACGAACTTGAATTGCCATGATGATGGCTTCTTGAGGTACACAGGAGTTAAATTGCCTAATACCTCCTCATCATTTTTCAGTGAAACCTTGAATCTTAAAGAATGTGGTCAATTGTGCTCAAGTAAATGTTCGTGTACTGCATATGCAAACTTATATGTTGATGGAAGTGGTTGCTTGCTTTGGTTTGTCGAACTGGTGGATATAATCCAATATAGCGAGCGTGGTCAAGACCTTTATGTAAGGCTAGCTGCTTCAGACattg ATAGTGTAAAGAAAATGGAGCGATCCAACAAAGACAAAAGACTAGTGGGTATCATAATTGTATGTGGTGTTTTGGTCATGATTATCTTCCTCTTTCTGGGACACTTAACCTATAAACAAAGTGACAGCAGAAGAAAGAGAG AGAAAGTTCACAACCAGGATTACAGATGTGGACAAAGAAAGGAAGAGGTGGACTGGCCAACATTTGATTTTCAAACTATAGTTAATGCAACAGCCAACTTTTCTAGTGATAACAAGGTGGGAGAAGGTGGATTTGGCCCTGTTTACAAG GGCACATTAATTGATGGACAAGAGATAGCTGTAAAGAGGCTCTCCATAAATTCTGGCCAAGGACTAAATGAATTGAGAAATGAAGTCAATACAATTGCTAAGCTTCAGCACCGTAATCTTGTTAAGCTTTTTGGTTGTTGTCTtgaggaggaagagaaaatgTTAGTATATGAATATGTGCCTAACAAAAGCTTGGACTCCTTTATATTTG ACCAAACAAGGAGAAAATTACTAGATTGGCCAACACGCATGCATATTATTGTTGGCATTGCTCGTGGGCTTCTTTATCTTCATCAAGACTCTAGAATGAGGATTATTCACAGAGACCTCAAAGCTAGCAATATTCTTCTAGATGCCAATATGAATCCAAAAATCTCTGACTTTGGGCTTGCGAAGGCCTTTGGGGGAGATCAAACTGAGGCGAAAACCAATCGGATAGTTGGGACATA TGGTTATATGCCTCCTGAGTATGCAGTTCATGGGAAATTTTCTGTGAAGTCAGATGTCTTTAGCTTTGGAGTTTTGGCACTGGAGATACTAAGCGGCAAGAAGAATAGAGATTTCAGCGACCCGAATCATAGCCTTAATCTTCTTGGACAT ATATTCGTTCTGATTTTTGTATTTCTTCAGAGCTGGAGATTGTGGGTTGAGCAGAGACACTTAGAACTGATTGATGATTCATTAAGCAACGCTTCTGATGAAACTGAAATACTTAGATGCATACATATTGCTCTATTATGTGTGCAACAAAGTCCGGAAGACAGGCCAGACATGCTTTCTGTGGTTGTAATGTTAACTAGTGATAGCAATCTCCCTAAGCCAAAACAGCCTGCATTTTATGTGGAAAGGAATTGTTACAATAAAGGCTTTCTAGCAAGTAATCAGAACACATGTTCTGAAAATGAAGTTACAATCTCAGTGGTAGAGGCAAGGTAG